One segment of Tachyglossus aculeatus isolate mTacAcu1 chromosome 16, mTacAcu1.pri, whole genome shotgun sequence DNA contains the following:
- the LOC119938672 gene encoding twinkle protein, mitochondrial-like has product MFTQFSWGRLEEEPDQYDAWVDRFEDLPLYFMTFHGQQNIKTTLDTMRHAVYMYDIRHVVIDNLQLVKGQGRRSADGLTAQDTILGAFRRFATDSGCHVTLVIHPREEDDNKELQAASLSGSSKASLEADNVLTLQDRKLVMGPGKRYLQVTKNRFDGAVGTFPLEFCKTSLTFSPPAKPKGKTRLKKMKDGKNLASPKAQGDSKEETPGKL; this is encoded by the exons ATGTTCACCCAGTTCTCCTGGGGGCGGCTGGAAGAGGAGCCGGACCAATATGACGCGTGGGTTGACCGGTTCGAGGACCTGCCGCTCTACTTCATGACCTTCCACGGGCAGCAGAACATCAA gACCACGCTGGACACCATGCGCCATGCCGTCTATATGTACGACATCCGCCACGTTGTCATCGACAACCTGCAGTTGGTGAAGGGCCAAGGGCGGCGGTCGGCAGACGG GCTCACGGCCCAGGACACCATCCTCGGGGCATTCCGAAGGTTCGCCACCGACAGcggctgccatgtgaccctggtcaTCCACCCCCGCGAAGAGGATGACAACAAAGAGCTGCAGGCAGCGTCCCTCTCCGGATCGTCCAAG GCCAGCCTGGAGGCAGACAACGTCCTCACCCTCCAGGACAGGAAGTTGGTAATGGGACCAGGCAAGCGCTACCTGCAGGTCACCAAGAACCGCTTTGATGGGGCTGTGGGCACCTTCCCACTGGAGTTCTGTAAGACCTCGTTGACCTTCTCGCCCCCGGCTAAGCCCAAGGGCAAGACTCGGCTCAAGAAGATGAAAGATGGCAAAAATTTGGCTTCCCCCAAGGCCCAGGGGGATAGTAAGGAGGAGACCCCGGGCAAGCTATGA
- the LOC119938778 gene encoding twinkle protein, mitochondrial-like isoform X1, whose product MGFGDRARGPAPSPPLPRTIRPPSPRPGRTGSGKTTFISEYSLDLCMQGVSTLWGSFEIGSERLAQVMLTQFSHGRLEEEPERDIAWADRFEDLPLYFTTLHGQQNIKTVIDTMLYAVYTYDICHVVIDGTREMVMGQGQRSTDRLTAQDAIIWAFRRFATDSGCHVTVVIPPDDEDDDRELQTASIFGAAQVADNVLILQDRKLVTGPSKRFLQVAKNRFDGDVGTFPLEFSKTTLTFSPSTQNEALA is encoded by the exons atggggtttgGTGACCGGGCAAGAGGTCCCGCCCCCAGTCCACCCCTTCCCCGCACGAttcgccctccctctccccgcccagggcgGACGGGCAGCGGGAAGACGACGTTCATCAGCGAGTACTCCTTGGACCTGTGCATGCAGGGCGTGAGCACACTGTGGGGCAGCTTCGAGATCGGCAGCGAGCGGCTGGCCCAGGTCATGCTCACCCAGTTCTCCCACGGGCGGCTGGAGGAGGAGCCGGAGCGGGACATCGCGTGGGCTGACCGGTTTGAGGACCTGCCTCTCTACTTCACGACCTTACACGGACAGCAGAACATCAA GACTGTAATAGACACAATGCTCTACGCCGTCTACACGTATGACATCTGCCACGTCGTCATTGATGGGACAAGGGAGATGGTGATGGGACAAGGGCAGCGGTCAACAGACAG GCTCACAGCTCAGGACGCCATCATTTGGGCATTCCGAAGATTCGCCACCGACAGCGGCTGCCATGTGACTGTGGTCATCCCCCCTGATGATGAGGACGACGACAGAGAGCTGCAGACAGCGTCCATCTTTGGGGCGGCCCAG GTGGCAGATAACGTCCTCATCCTCCAGGACAGGAAGCTGGTGACTGGACCGAGCAAACGCTTCCTGCAAGTGGCCAAGAATCGCTTTGATGGGGATGTGGGCACCTTCCCGTTGGAGTTCAGTAAGACCACGCTGACCTTCTCGCCCTCAACCCAGAATGAGGCTTTGGCATAA
- the LOC119938778 gene encoding twinkle protein, mitochondrial-like isoform X2 has protein sequence MLTQFSHGRLEEEPERDIAWADRFEDLPLYFTTLHGQQNIKTVIDTMLYAVYTYDICHVVIDGTREMVMGQGQRSTDRLTAQDAIIWAFRRFATDSGCHVTVVIPPDDEDDDRELQTASIFGAAQVADNVLILQDRKLVTGPSKRFLQVAKNRFDGDVGTFPLEFSKTTLTFSPSTQNEALA, from the exons ATGCTCACCCAGTTCTCCCACGGGCGGCTGGAGGAGGAGCCGGAGCGGGACATCGCGTGGGCTGACCGGTTTGAGGACCTGCCTCTCTACTTCACGACCTTACACGGACAGCAGAACATCAA GACTGTAATAGACACAATGCTCTACGCCGTCTACACGTATGACATCTGCCACGTCGTCATTGATGGGACAAGGGAGATGGTGATGGGACAAGGGCAGCGGTCAACAGACAG GCTCACAGCTCAGGACGCCATCATTTGGGCATTCCGAAGATTCGCCACCGACAGCGGCTGCCATGTGACTGTGGTCATCCCCCCTGATGATGAGGACGACGACAGAGAGCTGCAGACAGCGTCCATCTTTGGGGCGGCCCAG GTGGCAGATAACGTCCTCATCCTCCAGGACAGGAAGCTGGTGACTGGACCGAGCAAACGCTTCCTGCAAGTGGCCAAGAATCGCTTTGATGGGGATGTGGGCACCTTCCCGTTGGAGTTCAGTAAGACCACGCTGACCTTCTCGCCCTCAACCCAGAATGAGGCTTTGGCATAA
- the LOC119938585 gene encoding twinkle protein, mitochondrial-like isoform X3 yields the protein MLTQFSWGRLEEDPDMYEAWTDRFKDLPLHFMTFHGQQNIKTVVDTMHHAVCMRGVSHVVVDNLQFMMGQGQRSADRLTAQDNIIGAFRRFATDSGCHVTLVVHPRKEDDDRELQIASISGSSKASQEADNVLILQDRKLVTGRGKRYLQVAKNRFDGAVGTFPLEFCKTSLTFSTPAKARGKARLKKVKDNNNLVSPKDQEDGQEEALGQL from the exons ATGCTCACCCAGTTCTCCTGGGGGCGGCTGGAGGAGGATCCGGACATGTACGAGGCGTGGACTGACCGATTCAAGGACTTGCCGCTCCACTTCATGACTTTCCACGGGCAACAGAACATCAA GACCGTAGTGGACACCATGCACCACGCCGTCTGCATGCGTGGCGTCTCCCACGTCGTCGTCGACAACTTGCAGTTCATGATGGGCCAGGGGCAGCGGTCGGCAGACAG GCTCACGGCCCAGGACAACATCATCGGGGCGTTCCGAAGGTTCGCCACTGACAGCggctgccacgtgaccttggtcGTCCACCCCCGCAAAGAGGACGATGACAGAGAGCTGCAGATAGCGTCCATCTCCGGATCGTCCAAG GCCAGCCAGGAGGCAGACAACGTCCTCATCCTCCAGGACAGGAAGCTGGTAACGGGACGGGGCAAGCGCTACCTGCAGGTGGCCAAGAACCGCTTTGACGGGGCTGTGGGCACCTTCCCGCTGGAGTTCTGTAAGACCTCGTTGACTTTCTCGACTCCGGCTAAGGCCAGGGGCAAGGCTCGGCTCAAGAAAGTGAAGGACAACAATAATCTGGTCTCTCCCAAGGACCAAGAGGACGGTCAGGAGGAGGCCCTGGGCCAGCTGTGA